CCGCGCATTGGCTCATCTCAAACTGCAACTGGTGTTTCTGTAGTACGACAATTTGAAGCTTTACAAGTTTTCTCCACTGTTTCCTCTCAAGCAATCCTTAACTCCAGAGATAAATGGACATGTTTTCAACTTTTGGTAAGACAACAAATACCAACCCCAAAAACTGTTATTGGTAATTTTTATGGTGATGCCGAAGGATTATTAAATCAGTTTCCTGACGGGCCAATCATAATTAAACTTCTTGAAGGCACACATGGAAATGGCGTTATATTAGCCGAAGGCCGAAAACATGCGTTAACTACTATTGAAACACTTGAATCCTTAAATGCCCGTTTTGTATTGCAGGAGTTTATTGAAGAATCTAAAGGCGCAGACCTTAGGGTTATCGTGGTAGATGGTATGGTGGTTGCCGCAATGAAACGCCAATGTGCTAAAGGAGATTTTAGAAGTAATTTACA
This region of Croceibacter atlanticus HTCC2559 genomic DNA includes:
- a CDS encoding RimK family alpha-L-glutamate ligase, yielding MNIAILSRSEHLYSTKSLLKAGRSRGHDMEVIDPLACNLTIKSGKAVLRYYDDIVNDLDAVIPRIGSSQTATGVSVVRQFEALQVFSTVSSQAILNSRDKWTCFQLLVRQQIPTPKTVIGNFYGDAEGLLNQFPDGPIIIKLLEGTHGNGVILAEGRKHALTTIETLESLNARFVLQEFIEESKGADLRVIVVDGMVVAAMKRQCAKGDFRSNLHRGGTAKSVSLSKAEEQVAIKTAKTLGLGVCGVDILQSKNGPMVLEVNSTPGLEGIEKTTQKSVSKSIISYIERHYKL